From one Deltaproteobacteria bacterium genomic stretch:
- the pilM gene encoding pilus assembly protein PilM, which translates to MPEKILGLDIGTETIKAVQVMTGLKGYRVTRSALVDIEEAGGPGGALKSLLQGGELASGIYITAIPMRDVSFRSIGFPFKDRRKIQQALQYEMEQLIPRPADELLFDFIVREQTDRTDIIVAAAPRQRVGELVHLLAEQAAEAALIDIDAVPIAAKAAAGGGTSILLDIGSLHTTVFFLDKGAVQQLRVLSFGGRVVTETIAHALGMGSREAEQVKRSGDVSAAREELAVLYRKLVRDVQNTLEYVRLRGEFTGIPSGILLTGGGAHSPGLREELEKALSLPVEDVDIAAIEKVEFDEQFEGPRDPVLMNQALALATRESRRGGGFNFCVGEYTPKKRYEGAKRDIRWVAILAGIVLAFWGADYYVGYHTEKAYVDNLKRTEQIIFKETCPDVAKIVDPVHQLQVKIDEIKKASAAGGGPGMKVSVLDVLGDISKAVPPEVDFLITSFTYDGSSIEIKGETDNFNSVDTIKNSLGAADYITDVTVSSAKLIKNDSRVGFDLKMVMSG; encoded by the coding sequence ATGCCGGAAAAAATTCTGGGACTCGACATTGGAACGGAAACCATCAAGGCCGTTCAGGTCATGACGGGTTTGAAAGGGTACCGGGTAACCCGTTCCGCGTTGGTGGATATCGAAGAGGCCGGCGGTCCCGGCGGGGCGCTCAAGTCGCTTCTGCAGGGTGGCGAACTGGCGAGCGGCATCTATATCACGGCGATCCCGATGAGAGATGTTTCTTTCCGTTCCATAGGGTTTCCGTTCAAGGACAGGCGAAAGATACAACAGGCCCTTCAGTACGAGATGGAGCAACTTATTCCCCGTCCGGCTGACGAGCTTCTTTTTGATTTTATCGTCAGGGAACAGACCGACCGCACCGATATAATCGTTGCCGCTGCGCCGCGGCAACGGGTGGGGGAACTCGTTCATCTTCTGGCAGAGCAGGCGGCGGAGGCCGCCCTGATCGATATCGATGCCGTTCCCATAGCCGCGAAAGCAGCCGCCGGCGGCGGAACGTCCATTCTTCTCGATATCGGGTCCCTCCATACGACGGTGTTCTTTCTCGATAAAGGCGCCGTGCAGCAACTCCGGGTACTGTCCTTCGGCGGTCGGGTTGTAACGGAAACGATCGCGCATGCCCTGGGAATGGGATCCCGCGAGGCCGAGCAGGTGAAGCGGTCCGGTGACGTGAGCGCAGCCCGGGAAGAACTTGCCGTCCTGTACCGAAAGCTGGTGAGGGACGTTCAAAATACCCTGGAATATGTCCGTCTCCGAGGGGAATTCACGGGGATACCGTCCGGGATACTTCTCACCGGCGGTGGGGCACATTCTCCGGGCCTTCGGGAAGAGCTGGAAAAGGCTTTATCCCTGCCCGTTGAGGACGTGGATATAGCCGCTATCGAGAAGGTCGAATTTGACGAGCAGTTCGAGGGCCCCCGGGACCCCGTGCTGATGAACCAGGCGCTTGCCCTCGCGACACGGGAATCCCGCAGAGGGGGAGGATTCAATTTCTGTGTCGGTGAATATACGCCGAAGAAGCGCTACGAAGGCGCCAAACGGGATATCCGGTGGGTTGCCATCCTTGCCGGGATCGTGCTGGCCTTCTGGGGTGCCGATTATTATGTGGGATATCATACTGAAAAGGCGTACGTGGATAACCTGAAACGCACGGAGCAGATCATATTCAAGGAGACCTGCCCCGATGTGGCGAAGATCGTCGATCCGGTCCACCAGCTTCAGGTAAAGATAGATGAGATAAAAAAGGCCTCCGCGGCCGGGGGTGGTCCGGGCATGAAGGTTTCCGTTCTCGACGTGCTGGGAGACATCTCGAAAGCCGTTCCGCCGGAAGTGGATTTTCTCATTACCAGTTTCACCTATGACGGCAGTTCCATTGAAATAAAGGGAGAAACGGACAATTTCAACAGCGTCGATACGATAAAGAACAGCCTCGGTGCCGCTGATTATATCACCGATGTTACGGTCAGCTCGGCGAAGCTCATAAAGAACGACAGCCGGGTCGGATTTGACCTGAAAATGGTCATGTCCGGCTGA